The following are from one region of the Heterodontus francisci isolate sHetFra1 chromosome 34, sHetFra1.hap1, whole genome shotgun sequence genome:
- the LOC137349425 gene encoding uncharacterized protein, with protein MGSQDPLQKSLFSFGLLVAITYIVTVTQVKGLKDNLFYQVHTKLYGNQTVCYPLARSVEALFVATPSWNPLQLYTAETSGQPCEGQEGRYKRSVQGRCVELIDPTHPNCRGVQGTGGTSCSKREDFPLCFTGQGWGCAYALVPKNATCVQRQCARQQCQIHQGRFSCTCDKERCFNATAGRQFICGHCNGTHVSSDSWSYPFDSHQMNGSNGRSTDPRNWWYVQFTQTNNKNITCYRAKRGFMFLLNGTYTTATPTLPIRFAVGAIGPLTVPCPQETHTRRRKVARAIGSDFCADWKDPITLGSSLGYGFLSALSLGGSAGVVAAKNRNYLICGLTILGNSTRRGLEAINRELSELRLYTQQTRYATDYLLAQQGGVCTIVGDKCITNVRDESLNITEAINAI; from the coding sequence ATGGGTTCACAAGACCCATTGCAAAAAAGTCTCTTCAGCTTTGGACTCTTAGTTGCGATAACCTACATTGTCACGGTCACCCAGGTCAAAGGATTGAAGGATAATCTTTTCTACCAGGTCCATACTAAATTGTATGGAAATCAGACTGTATGTTACCCCTTGGCTAGATCGGTTGAGGCCCTATTTGTGGCCACTCCTAGTTGGAACCCTCTCCAACTATACACTGCCGAGACATCAGGTCAACCCTGTGAGGGACAGGAGGGCAGATACAAGAGGAGTGTGCAGGGAAGATGCGTAGAATTAATAGATCCCACTCATCCCAATTGTAGGGGGGTGCAGGGGACAGGGGGGACTAGCTGTTCAAAGAGGGAGGATTTTCCCCTGTGTTTTACGGGACAGGGGTGGGGATGTGCCTATGCCCTCGTCCCGAAGAACGCCACTTGTGTACAGAGACAGTGTGCTCGCCAGCAATGCCAAATACACCAAGGCCGGTTTTCATGTACATGTGATAAGGAAAGATGTTTTAACGCCACGGCAGGCAGGCAATTCATTTGCGGCCATTGTAATGGAACCCATGTGAGCTCAGACTCATGGTCATATCCATTCGATTCGCACCAAATGAACGGGTCAAATGGAAGATCCACCGACCCCCGCAACTGGTGGTACGTCCAGTTCACACAGACCAATAACAAAAATATTACATGTTACCGAGCCAAGAGGGGATTCATGTTTCTCCTCAACGGCACTTACACAACGGCAACACCAACTCTCCCGATTCGTTTTGCAGTCGGGGCAATAGGACCACTCACCGTCCCATGCCCCCAAGAGACTCACACTCGCAGGAGAAAAGTGGCCCGGGCTATCGGTTCAGACTTCTGTGCCGATTGGAAGGATCCAATTACCCTGGGATCGTCACTAGGCTACGGATTCCTTAGTGCTCTCTCGCTGGGAGGGTCGGCGGGGGTCGTAGCTGCTAAGAATAGGAATTATCTCATTTGCGGCCTTACTATCCTGGGAAATAGCACTAGAAGGGGTCTGGAAGCCATCAATCGAGAACTGTCCGAATTGCGACTATACACCCAACAGACCCGTTATGCTACAGACTACCTCCTGGCCCAGCAAGGGGGAGTGTGTACGATCGTGGGGGACAAATGTATTACCAATGTACGGGATGAGTCGCTCAACATCACCGAGGCCATTAACGCCATTTAA